The Corynebacterium suranareeae genome window below encodes:
- a CDS encoding zf-HC2 domain-containing protein codes for MVDCSAIQAALSAKLDGEPTGLDDAVIEAHLANCEECRNYYNRAAELNRMLNFCAAEPRTLTPPDLSEIILAEVEPEWRRHANAKVIGSVLSRVALVILGVVYFVWGITMLGESASISIQADPLTSRLVAEAVAFRIGLSVGLIFAAWKPRIIVGMLPIFGTLFTFSAGFGARDFVFGVADSQTGFSVALLLISTIVLAFAWLNNFGTGIVRRTWNSLNASPA; via the coding sequence GTGGTTGACTGTAGTGCCATCCAAGCCGCGCTTTCTGCCAAGTTGGATGGTGAGCCAACAGGCTTGGACGATGCAGTGATTGAAGCGCACTTGGCTAATTGTGAAGAGTGCAGAAATTACTACAACCGTGCCGCGGAATTAAACAGGATGCTTAACTTCTGTGCCGCTGAACCAAGAACATTAACGCCCCCAGATCTTTCAGAGATTATTTTGGCGGAAGTCGAACCGGAGTGGCGTAGGCATGCAAATGCCAAAGTTATTGGCTCTGTACTTTCGCGGGTGGCATTGGTGATTCTCGGTGTGGTTTATTTCGTCTGGGGGATAACCATGTTGGGGGAGTCGGCGTCGATAAGCATTCAGGCAGACCCGCTGACCTCGCGCCTAGTCGCGGAGGCCGTTGCTTTCCGCATTGGTCTTTCGGTGGGGCTGATTTTTGCGGCGTGGAAGCCGCGAATCATCGTGGGCATGCTGCCGATTTTTGGCACGCTGTTCACGTTTAGCGCAGGTTTTGGCGCCCGAGATTTCGTGTTTGGGGTTGCGGACTCGCAGACCGGCTTCTCGGTTGCGTTGCTGCTGATTTCTACGATCGTGCTCGCATTTGCCTGGTTGAATAATTTTGGAACCGGGATTGTGCGTCGAACATGGAACTCATTGAACGCATCTCCCGCCTAA
- a CDS encoding alpha-amylase family protein → MSFAEHAIIWHVYPLGALDAPIRPEAPAPLTHRLPNLINWLDYVVELGCNALLLGPVFASLSHGYDTQDFYRIDPRLGTEEDMDALLQAASKRGIGVLFDGVFNHVSTTSQYAELTTGSSFEGHDILAELDHHNPAVVELVIDVMNHWLDRGIAGWRLDAVYAIDPEFWAQVLPRVREKHPDAWIVGEMIHGDYAEYVNASGIDSVTEYELWKAIWSSIKERNFFELEWTLGRHNEFLETFVPQTFIGNHDVTRIATQIGQSNAILAAAILFTVGGVPSIYYGDEQGFTGIKEENIAGDDAIRPPLPAELSPLGEWIENIYKALIALRRQHPWLYQARTEILDIANETLTYKSTGIEGEELTVHLDLEAVSVRISQGDEELFHYSA, encoded by the coding sequence ATGAGCTTTGCTGAACATGCAATTATTTGGCACGTCTACCCCCTGGGCGCTCTGGATGCACCGATTAGACCGGAAGCACCAGCGCCTTTAACCCACCGCCTGCCCAACCTGATTAACTGGCTGGATTACGTCGTTGAGCTAGGTTGCAATGCACTCCTTTTGGGCCCAGTGTTTGCATCGCTCAGCCACGGATATGACACTCAAGATTTCTACCGCATCGACCCGCGCCTCGGCACGGAGGAAGACATGGACGCGCTGCTGCAGGCAGCTAGTAAGCGCGGCATCGGAGTGCTTTTCGACGGCGTGTTCAACCACGTATCCACTACCTCACAGTACGCGGAACTCACCACCGGATCTTCCTTTGAAGGTCATGACATCCTAGCCGAGCTAGATCATCACAACCCAGCAGTGGTGGAGTTGGTTATTGACGTGATGAATCATTGGCTTGATCGTGGCATCGCTGGTTGGAGACTCGATGCGGTGTATGCGATTGATCCAGAATTTTGGGCTCAAGTCTTGCCCAGGGTGCGTGAAAAACACCCAGACGCGTGGATCGTGGGTGAGATGATTCATGGTGATTACGCAGAATACGTGAATGCGTCAGGAATTGATTCGGTCACGGAATATGAACTGTGGAAAGCCATCTGGAGCAGCATTAAAGAACGAAACTTCTTTGAACTGGAATGGACCTTGGGCCGGCACAATGAATTCCTCGAAACCTTTGTCCCGCAGACCTTCATTGGCAATCATGATGTCACTCGAATCGCCACCCAAATCGGGCAATCCAACGCTATTTTGGCAGCTGCAATCTTGTTCACCGTCGGTGGGGTGCCCAGCATCTATTACGGGGATGAACAAGGCTTTACCGGAATAAAGGAAGAAAACATTGCAGGCGATGACGCCATTCGGCCACCTCTACCTGCGGAGCTATCACCACTGGGTGAGTGGATTGAAAATATTTACAAAGCTTTAATCGCACTTCGACGCCAACACCCATGGCTATATCAAGCACGCACCGAAATCCTAGACATTGCCAACGAAACATTGACGTATAAATCAACAGGCATTGAAGGGGAAGAGCTCACAGTGCACCTGGACTTGGAGGCTGTATCAGTTCGAATTTCACAGGGCGACGAAGAACTGTTTCATTACAGCGCTTGA
- a CDS encoding dolichyl-phosphate-mannose--protein mannosyltransferase encodes MSQALPVRDQGRDQGIFAGTLPPAPPKFKWTRLDTYTWAIIAVFALITRFTGLSSATASGTPVFDEKHYVPQAWDMVRSWINPITGGIESNPGYGLVVHPPLAKQIEALGEWVFGYTPLGWRVMAALFGTLTVFSIMAITRRLSGSTMVTFIAGIIALSDGVLLVSSRFGMLDIFLVFFITAAAWSLIRDHQQMHHRLNDYLLKNGQITDEFGPRFGFRWWRFTTGIFLGLAFSVKWSGLYYIAFFGLTSVFLDLWLRKRYGVRRYVLGTLKNDVIPALGSLVIIPALLYIWSWRAWFASETSVYRHAKSDGTISEDSILQLFPESIAGWLHYHISVLEFHGSLTTSAGHSHPWDSKPWAWLVSGRPILYFSSTDISCDIGGTCRRMIYLFGTPAIWWLTVPVILWALWSLFARRNRGYVVPLVAFAAGFLPWLAAYDRQMYFFYATALIPFTIIMLALACGELWGRGKITAVGQPRGSMAVIIYVSVVVMMFIAFSPLFYGFVIPDYVYESLMWFPSWR; translated from the coding sequence GTGAGCCAAGCCCTACCTGTTCGTGATCAGGGGCGGGACCAGGGAATCTTCGCTGGTACTCTCCCGCCCGCACCGCCTAAATTCAAGTGGACTCGTCTGGATACCTATACCTGGGCGATTATCGCGGTGTTTGCTTTGATCACGCGTTTTACAGGTCTAAGCAGCGCAACAGCATCTGGCACCCCAGTTTTCGATGAAAAGCACTACGTCCCGCAAGCCTGGGATATGGTTCGGTCCTGGATCAACCCCATAACCGGCGGCATCGAATCAAACCCCGGCTATGGATTAGTGGTCCACCCACCACTAGCCAAACAAATCGAAGCGCTCGGCGAATGGGTCTTTGGATACACTCCCCTGGGCTGGCGAGTTATGGCAGCTTTATTTGGCACCTTGACAGTTTTTTCCATCATGGCGATCACCCGCCGGCTCAGCGGATCAACCATGGTGACGTTCATCGCCGGAATCATTGCGCTCTCAGATGGAGTGCTGCTTGTTTCCTCTCGTTTTGGCATGCTGGATATTTTCCTGGTGTTTTTCATCACCGCCGCAGCATGGTCGCTTATTCGTGATCACCAACAAATGCACCACCGCCTCAACGATTACCTCCTTAAAAACGGTCAAATTACCGATGAATTCGGTCCACGCTTTGGTTTTCGTTGGTGGCGTTTTACTACCGGCATTTTCTTAGGACTTGCCTTTTCAGTGAAATGGTCCGGTCTCTACTACATCGCATTCTTTGGCCTGACCAGCGTATTTTTAGACTTGTGGCTGCGTAAACGATACGGGGTCCGCCGCTATGTCCTAGGCACACTGAAAAATGATGTCATCCCAGCGCTCGGCTCCCTCGTTATCATCCCCGCACTGCTTTATATCTGGAGTTGGCGAGCCTGGTTTGCCTCCGAAACATCTGTGTACCGCCACGCCAAATCAGATGGCACCATCTCAGAAGATTCAATCCTGCAATTGTTTCCTGAATCCATCGCCGGCTGGTTGCACTATCACATCAGCGTCCTTGAATTCCACGGCTCATTAACCACTTCAGCTGGTCACAGTCACCCTTGGGATTCCAAACCGTGGGCATGGCTGGTATCTGGACGGCCAATCCTCTACTTCTCCTCCACTGATATTTCTTGCGACATCGGGGGCACCTGCCGACGGATGATCTACCTCTTTGGTACCCCTGCCATTTGGTGGCTCACCGTACCTGTCATCCTATGGGCACTATGGTCTTTGTTTGCACGCAGAAACCGCGGATACGTTGTCCCACTGGTTGCATTCGCCGCTGGGTTCCTCCCGTGGCTTGCCGCATATGACCGCCAAATGTATTTCTTCTACGCCACCGCACTTATTCCATTCACCATCATCATGCTTGCTTTAGCGTGCGGTGAACTGTGGGGCCGAGGAAAAATAACTGCAGTGGGGCAACCACGTGGATCAATGGCTGTCATTATCTATGTTTCAGTCGTGGTGATGATGTTTATCGCCTTCTCCCCACTCTTTTACGGCTTTGTCATCCCGGATTACGTCTATGAATCCTTGATGTGGTTCCCGAGCTGGCGTTAA
- the rsmI gene encoding 16S rRNA (cytidine(1402)-2'-O)-methyltransferase, which yields MHVAELSLPTGIIIAATPLGNIGDASHRLVHALANATVVAAEDTRRTASLAAALGVEIKGQLVSNFDHNEQARVDKLIEAARTGTVLVVSDAGMPVVSDPGFALIDAAHDAGIPVTCFPGPSAVPTALALSGLHVGHFAFDGFAPRKQGARGTWLESLKTEKRAVCFFESPHRIAETLAHAAEVLGDRRAAVCRELSKTYEEVKRGTLPELAEWAQDGVRGEITVVIEGAGEIVADVDSLVDVAQQRVDQGERLKAVCADLAKTHGVSKNELYDAVISAREN from the coding sequence ATGCATGTTGCTGAATTATCTTTGCCCACTGGAATTATTATCGCGGCAACCCCGCTCGGCAACATTGGGGATGCATCGCATCGCCTGGTTCATGCGCTTGCCAATGCCACGGTGGTTGCTGCGGAAGATACCCGCCGGACTGCTTCTTTGGCGGCGGCATTGGGGGTGGAAATTAAGGGGCAGTTGGTCTCGAACTTTGATCATAATGAGCAGGCGCGCGTCGACAAGCTTATTGAAGCCGCACGCACTGGCACGGTGTTGGTGGTCAGCGATGCCGGGATGCCGGTGGTTTCTGATCCAGGTTTTGCGCTTATCGACGCCGCCCACGACGCCGGCATTCCGGTGACCTGCTTCCCCGGCCCCTCAGCAGTGCCAACCGCATTGGCGTTGTCGGGGCTGCACGTGGGCCATTTCGCGTTTGATGGCTTCGCGCCCCGCAAACAGGGCGCACGCGGCACGTGGTTGGAATCTTTGAAGACCGAAAAGCGCGCGGTATGTTTCTTTGAATCTCCTCACCGCATCGCAGAAACCCTGGCTCACGCGGCGGAAGTTTTAGGCGATCGACGCGCAGCGGTCTGCCGTGAATTGTCCAAAACCTACGAAGAAGTCAAGCGTGGCACTTTGCCGGAGTTGGCAGAATGGGCACAAGACGGGGTGCGCGGAGAAATCACCGTGGTCATTGAAGGCGCGGGTGAGATAGTGGCGGACGTCGATTCGCTTGTCGACGTCGCCCAGCAGCGCGTCGATCAAGGCGAGCGGCTAAAAGCGGTGTGCGCGGACCTGGCGAAGACCCATGGTGTGAGCAAAAATGAGCTCTATGATGCGGTTATTTCTGCCAGGGAAAATTAA
- the betP gene encoding glycine betaine transporter BetP: MTTSDPNSKPVVEDAQPEQITATEELAGLLENPTNLEGQLADAEEEIILEGEDDDASLNWSVIVPALVIVLATVVWGIGFKDSFTNFASSALSAVVDNLGWAFILFGTVFVFFIVVIAASKFGTIRLGRIDEAPEFRTVSWISMMFAAGMGIGLMFYGTSEPLTFYRDGVPGYDEHNVGVAMSSTMFHWTLHPWAIYAIVGLAIAYSTFRVGRKQLLSSAFVPLIGEKGAEGWLGKLIDILAIIATVFGTACSLGLGAMQIGAGLSAANIIENPSDWTIIGIVSVLTLAFILSAISGVGKGIQYLSNANMILAALLAIFVFVVGPTVSILNLVPGSVGNYLSNFFQMAGRTAMSADGTAGEWLGGWTIFYWAWWISWSPFVGMFLARISRGRSIREFVIGVLLVPAGVSTVWFSIFGGTAIVFEQNGESIWGSGAAEEQLFGLLHALPGGQIMGIVAVILLGTFFITSADSASTVMGTMSQHGQLDANKWVSAAWGLATAAIGLTLLLSGGDNALNNLQNVTIVAATPFLFVIIGLMFALVKDLSNDVIYLEYREQQRFNARLARERRVHNEHRKRELAAKRRRERKASAVGKRR, from the coding sequence ATGACTACATCTGACCCAAATTCGAAACCGGTAGTGGAGGATGCTCAACCAGAGCAAATCACTGCAACCGAAGAACTGGCGGGTTTGCTTGAGAATCCCACTAACCTGGAAGGGCAACTGGCCGATGCCGAAGAGGAAATTATCCTTGAAGGCGAAGATGACGATGCCTCACTTAACTGGTCAGTCATCGTTCCAGCCCTAGTCATCGTCCTTGCGACAGTGGTGTGGGGTATCGGATTCAAAGATAGCTTTACCAACTTCGCTAGTTCTGCGTTGTCAGCAGTAGTTGACAATCTTGGCTGGGCCTTCATTTTGTTTGGCACAGTCTTTGTATTTTTTATCGTCGTTATCGCTGCTAGTAAATTCGGTACCATTCGCTTAGGCCGCATTGATGAAGCACCAGAGTTTCGCACGGTGTCATGGATTTCCATGATGTTTGCTGCAGGTATGGGTATTGGTTTGATGTTCTACGGAACCTCAGAGCCACTTACCTTCTACCGTGATGGAGTTCCCGGATACGATGAACACAACGTTGGCGTGGCCATGTCATCGACGATGTTCCACTGGACACTTCATCCGTGGGCTATCTACGCAATTGTGGGCCTAGCTATTGCATACTCCACCTTCCGTGTGGGACGTAAACAGCTTCTAAGCTCGGCGTTCGTGCCACTAATTGGTGAAAAAGGTGCAGAAGGATGGTTGGGCAAGCTCATCGACATCCTGGCGATTATTGCCACAGTATTCGGAACCGCCTGTTCACTTGGCCTTGGAGCGATGCAGATCGGTGCAGGACTTTCCGCAGCCAACATCATTGAAAACCCAAGTGACTGGACCATCATCGGTATTGTCTCTGTTTTGACCTTGGCGTTTATCCTGTCTGCAATTTCCGGTGTGGGCAAGGGCATTCAGTACCTATCCAACGCCAATATGATTCTCGCAGCACTGCTAGCAATCTTCGTATTCGTTGTTGGCCCGACTGTGTCCATTTTGAACCTTGTTCCAGGATCCGTCGGCAACTATCTGTCCAACTTCTTCCAAATGGCAGGTCGTACTGCCATGAGTGCCGATGGCACAGCAGGTGAGTGGTTAGGTGGCTGGACCATCTTCTACTGGGCATGGTGGATTTCTTGGTCACCATTCGTCGGAATGTTCCTGGCACGCATTTCCCGTGGCCGCTCGATTCGTGAGTTTGTCATTGGTGTGCTGCTCGTTCCAGCCGGTGTATCCACCGTATGGTTCTCCATCTTTGGTGGCACTGCGATTGTCTTCGAGCAAAATGGAGAATCCATCTGGGGTAGCGGTGCAGCAGAAGAACAGCTATTTGGATTGCTCCATGCACTTCCTGGCGGACAGATCATGGGCATTGTTGCAGTGATTTTGCTGGGTACTTTCTTTATTACCTCTGCTGACTCTGCTTCCACCGTGATGGGCACCATGAGCCAGCACGGACAGCTTGATGCCAACAAGTGGGTATCTGCTGCTTGGGGTCTTGCGACCGCTGCAATTGGTTTGACTCTGCTGCTATCTGGTGGAGACAATGCCTTGAACAATCTGCAAAACGTCACCATTGTGGCCGCAACTCCATTTCTCTTTGTGATCATCGGTTTGATGTTTGCGTTGGTCAAGGACTTAAGCAACGACGTGATCTATCTCGAGTACCGCGAACAGCAACGCTTCAATGCGCGCTTGGCTCGTGAACGCCGTGTTCACAACGAACACCGCAAGCGTGAACTGGCTGCAAAGCGACGCAGGGAGCGTAAGGCGAGCGCGGTGGGGAAGCGTCGATAA
- the metG gene encoding methionine--tRNA ligase produces MTKNVLVSVAWPYANGPRHIGHVAGFGVPSDVFARFQRMSGNNVLMVSGTDEHGTPLLVQADKEGVTVQDLADKYNRQIVEDLTGLGLSYDLFTRTTTSNHYAVVQELFRGLYDNGYMIKETTLGAISPSTGRTLPDRYIEGTCPICHADGARGDQCDNCGNQLDPSDLINPVSKINGETPEFVETEHFLLDLPALAEALTEWLKGREDWRPNVLKFSLNLLEDIRPRAMSRDIDWGIPIPVEGWQDNNAKKLYVWFDAVVGYLSASIEWAYRTGDPEAWRTFWNDPETKSYYFMGKDNITFHSQIWPAELLGYAGKGSRGGEIGDLGVLNLPTEVVSSEFLTMSGSKFSSSKGVVIYVKDFLKEFGPDALRYFIAVAGPENNDTDFTWDEFVRRVNNELANGWGNLVNRTVSMAHKNFGEVPVPGALEESDQKILDLATSAFESVAANLDQSKFKAGITEIMHVVGEANAYIAEQEPWKLAKDETKRERLATVLWTALQVVSDCNTMLTPYLPHTAQKVHETLGRDGIWAASPQIVEVTNESPRQPIGVGLPDPEHTYPVIMGDYKTQLAKWQRIDVVPGTKLEKPAPLIAKLDPELGETGPEWAPVQK; encoded by the coding sequence ATGACGAAGAACGTGCTCGTATCTGTTGCCTGGCCGTATGCCAACGGACCCCGCCACATCGGACATGTGGCGGGGTTTGGTGTCCCCTCCGATGTGTTCGCAAGGTTCCAGCGAATGTCTGGCAACAACGTGCTCATGGTGTCCGGCACCGATGAGCACGGCACGCCACTTCTGGTTCAAGCAGACAAAGAGGGCGTCACCGTTCAAGATCTCGCTGATAAGTACAACCGTCAGATCGTTGAAGACCTCACTGGTTTGGGATTGTCCTATGACCTGTTCACCCGGACCACTACCTCGAACCACTACGCCGTGGTGCAAGAATTGTTCCGTGGTCTCTACGACAACGGCTACATGATCAAGGAAACCACCCTCGGCGCGATTTCCCCATCTACTGGCCGTACTCTGCCTGACCGTTACATTGAAGGCACCTGCCCAATTTGTCACGCTGACGGTGCGCGCGGTGACCAGTGCGATAACTGCGGAAATCAGCTTGACCCTTCAGATCTGATCAACCCAGTCTCCAAGATCAACGGCGAAACCCCAGAGTTTGTTGAGACCGAACACTTCCTGCTCGACCTGCCAGCACTTGCTGAAGCGCTCACCGAGTGGCTTAAAGGACGTGAAGACTGGCGTCCAAACGTGTTGAAGTTCTCGCTCAACCTGCTAGAGGATATTCGCCCTCGCGCAATGTCACGCGATATTGACTGGGGAATCCCCATCCCAGTTGAAGGATGGCAAGACAACAACGCCAAGAAGCTTTACGTCTGGTTCGACGCTGTCGTGGGCTACCTTTCCGCATCCATCGAGTGGGCATACCGCACCGGTGATCCTGAAGCATGGCGCACGTTCTGGAATGATCCAGAAACCAAGTCCTACTACTTCATGGGCAAAGACAACATCACCTTCCACTCCCAGATCTGGCCCGCTGAGCTTCTCGGCTACGCAGGCAAGGGATCCCGTGGTGGAGAGATCGGTGACCTCGGTGTGCTCAACCTGCCTACAGAGGTTGTTTCCTCTGAGTTCCTGACTATGTCCGGATCCAAGTTCTCCTCATCCAAGGGCGTTGTTATCTACGTCAAGGACTTCCTCAAGGAGTTCGGCCCAGATGCACTGCGATACTTCATTGCTGTCGCGGGACCAGAAAACAACGACACCGACTTCACCTGGGACGAGTTTGTCCGCCGTGTAAACAACGAACTGGCAAACGGCTGGGGCAACCTGGTCAACCGTACCGTATCCATGGCGCACAAGAACTTTGGTGAAGTGCCTGTTCCTGGCGCACTGGAAGAATCTGATCAGAAGATTCTCGACCTGGCAACCTCTGCTTTTGAGTCTGTTGCTGCAAACTTGGACCAGTCCAAGTTCAAGGCAGGCATTACCGAAATCATGCATGTTGTCGGTGAGGCTAATGCCTACATTGCTGAACAAGAGCCATGGAAGCTTGCCAAGGATGAGACCAAGCGTGAGCGCCTTGCCACCGTGCTGTGGACGGCACTGCAGGTTGTATCTGACTGCAACACCATGCTGACCCCATACCTGCCACATACTGCTCAAAAGGTGCATGAGACCTTAGGCCGTGATGGCATCTGGGCTGCATCGCCACAGATCGTGGAAGTAACCAATGAATCGCCACGCCAGCCCATCGGTGTGGGCCTACCAGATCCAGAGCACACCTATCCAGTGATCATGGGTGACTACAAGACCCAGCTGGCTAAGTGGCAGCGCATTGATGTTGTGCCAGGTACAAAATTGGAAAAGCCTGCGCCACTAATTGCCAAGCTTGATCCGGAGCTCGGCGAGACTGGCCCGGAATGGGCGCCAGTGCAGAAATAA
- a CDS encoding RecQ family ATP-dependent DNA helicase, which translates to MNATREEANNLLAGIAGPGAQLRDDQWVAIDALVNQRKRMLVVQRTGWGKSAVYFIAAKLLRARGAGAAVIISPLLALMRNQVASAERAGIKAATLNSANMTEWEAIQQQVVSGDADVLLISPERLNNPDFRDTILPRLAAETGLVVVDEAHCISDWGHDFRPDYRRIRDLLAGLAPNIPVLATTATANDRVVEDVRAQLGEGTGLLRGGLDRESLYLSVVNLPNPTERPAWLATHLKELAGSGIIYCLTVSAAHDLADALNSVGWNVAAYTGRTEAGERERLEHALINNEIKALVATSALGMGFDKPDLGFVVHMGSPSSPVSYYQQIGRAGRGTDRADVILLPGTEDKEIWEYFASVSFPREEVVRQLLAVLTDEAQSTVRLEAQVDLSRSRLEQVLKVLDVDGAVKRVRGGWVSTGQEWIYDAERYAGLEQARKTEQQSMVDYQNTTDCRMLYLRRELDDAEATTPCGRCDNCTGKTWGLDTDAEITLKVDQQLQTPGVSIAPRKMWPTGISVKGKIAGLEEGRALGRLNDIARGPALKALLDSRAYSDDPWMAHIIEVLKNWDWSNRPANVAALGNTNSASTEMIIQVAQSIASVGRMNFAGILPVLPGAEEVMAQNSAYRVEALLKQWDWSKGLQLVPGPILLVTDLIDTGWSVTVAGNGIAQRTSESVLPFALASRG; encoded by the coding sequence ATGAACGCAACGAGAGAAGAAGCCAACAACTTACTAGCTGGAATTGCCGGTCCTGGTGCACAGCTGCGCGATGATCAATGGGTAGCAATTGATGCTTTAGTAAACCAACGCAAACGCATGCTGGTAGTCCAAAGAACCGGTTGGGGAAAATCAGCCGTTTACTTCATCGCAGCCAAACTGCTTCGCGCTCGAGGTGCTGGCGCAGCAGTTATTATTTCTCCACTGCTTGCACTGATGCGTAACCAGGTTGCCTCAGCTGAGCGTGCGGGTATTAAAGCAGCAACACTAAATAGTGCCAACATGACGGAATGGGAAGCCATCCAGCAGCAAGTCGTTTCAGGTGATGCTGATGTGCTACTGATTTCACCCGAACGCCTCAACAACCCTGACTTTAGAGATACTATTTTGCCTCGGTTAGCAGCTGAAACAGGCTTGGTTGTGGTCGATGAAGCGCACTGTATTTCAGACTGGGGCCATGATTTCCGCCCCGATTATCGCCGTATCCGCGACCTTTTAGCAGGACTTGCGCCTAATATTCCAGTGCTTGCAACCACCGCTACCGCGAATGACCGCGTGGTAGAAGATGTCCGCGCGCAATTAGGTGAGGGCACAGGTTTGCTTCGTGGTGGACTAGACCGAGAATCTCTATACCTTTCCGTGGTGAATCTCCCGAACCCCACCGAACGTCCAGCCTGGCTTGCCACCCACCTCAAAGAACTGGCTGGCTCAGGCATTATTTACTGTCTGACAGTATCCGCAGCACATGATCTTGCTGATGCACTCAATTCTGTTGGCTGGAACGTTGCCGCATACACTGGTCGAACCGAAGCAGGAGAGCGCGAGCGATTAGAACATGCTTTGATCAACAATGAGATCAAAGCATTAGTGGCAACCTCCGCACTTGGCATGGGCTTTGACAAGCCAGATCTAGGTTTTGTGGTGCACATGGGAAGCCCCAGCTCACCGGTGTCTTATTACCAGCAGATTGGTCGCGCCGGGCGTGGCACTGACCGTGCTGATGTCATCTTGCTGCCAGGTACTGAAGACAAAGAGATCTGGGAATATTTTGCATCAGTATCTTTCCCACGTGAAGAAGTTGTCCGCCAACTACTTGCAGTTTTAACCGATGAAGCACAATCCACCGTCAGATTAGAAGCACAAGTCGATCTTTCCCGCTCACGACTTGAGCAAGTACTAAAGGTGCTCGACGTTGATGGAGCAGTCAAACGCGTGCGCGGTGGCTGGGTGTCTACCGGGCAAGAGTGGATCTACGATGCTGAGCGCTATGCAGGGCTTGAACAAGCTAGGAAAACTGAGCAACAAAGCATGGTGGATTATCAAAACACCACTGATTGCCGCATGCTGTATCTCCGCAGAGAACTAGACGACGCGGAAGCAACCACCCCTTGTGGCCGCTGCGACAACTGCACGGGCAAAACCTGGGGACTTGATACCGATGCTGAGATCACCTTGAAGGTAGATCAACAGCTTCAAACACCTGGTGTGAGCATTGCACCACGAAAAATGTGGCCCACTGGAATCAGCGTGAAAGGTAAAATCGCAGGGCTGGAAGAGGGACGAGCTTTGGGTCGACTTAACGATATCGCGCGAGGACCCGCACTTAAGGCTTTGTTAGACAGCAGAGCTTATTCTGATGATCCATGGATGGCACACATCATTGAGGTGCTGAAAAACTGGGATTGGAGCAACAGACCAGCCAACGTAGCAGCACTCGGCAACACCAACAGTGCATCTACGGAGATGATTATCCAGGTAGCTCAATCAATCGCCAGCGTTGGACGTATGAACTTTGCAGGTATACTCCCGGTCCTGCCAGGTGCTGAGGAAGTGATGGCGCAAAACTCCGCATACCGAGTTGAAGCCCTGTTGAAACAATGGGATTGGTCAAAAGGCCTGCAACTAGTTCCGGGACCCATTTTGTTGGTGACAGATCTAATTGACACTGGCTGGTCCGTGACAGTTGCAGGAAATGGCATAGCGCAAAGAACTTCAGAGAGTGTTTTGCCGTTTGCCCTAGCTAGCAGGGGATAA
- a CDS encoding cyclase family protein, with protein MQIIDLSHAFSPGQPHFPGDPDQEIKTVSTIENDGFLMHQYTLIGPWGTHVDAPAHFDPQGRTLDQIPVDETHLPLYCLRFSRPDLCSTADVEAFEHTHGQIQPGSFVALHTGWEWGEQGIAPGWSIEALELLHERGVIAIGHDLPDTDPSLEAQRWWLCHDHWQIENLTNLDKVPATGASITCPWPVPVNGASFPVRPIAIFPKHLSPAS; from the coding sequence ATGCAGATCATTGATCTCTCCCATGCCTTTAGTCCAGGCCAGCCCCACTTCCCTGGTGATCCTGACCAAGAAATCAAGACGGTCTCCACGATTGAAAACGATGGCTTTTTAATGCATCAATACACACTCATTGGCCCTTGGGGAACGCATGTGGATGCACCTGCGCATTTCGACCCGCAAGGTCGGACACTTGATCAGATCCCAGTGGATGAAACTCATTTACCCCTTTATTGCCTGAGGTTTTCTCGCCCCGATCTATGTTCGACTGCTGACGTAGAAGCTTTTGAACATACACACGGGCAAATCCAGCCAGGATCCTTCGTCGCGCTCCACACTGGATGGGAGTGGGGTGAACAAGGTATCGCACCTGGCTGGTCCATTGAGGCTTTGGAGTTGCTCCATGAACGCGGAGTCATCGCCATTGGCCACGATCTTCCAGACACTGACCCATCACTTGAGGCACAACGCTGGTGGCTGTGCCATGATCATTGGCAGATTGAAAACCTAACCAACTTAGATAAAGTTCCTGCCACTGGTGCATCGATCACTTGTCCTTGGCCAGTTCCAGTAAACGGGGCTAGTTTCCCAGTGCGCCCAATTGCGATCTTCCCAAAGCATTTATCCCCTGCTAGCTAG